The proteins below come from a single Streptomyces spongiicola genomic window:
- the truB gene encoding tRNA pseudouridine(55) synthase TruB: MSQHSNAAPAAGGGGTPDGLVIVDKPAGFTSHDVVAKMRGIARTRRVGHAGTLDPMATGVLVLGVQRATKLLGHLALTEKEYLGTVRLGQTTVTDDAEGEVTSSADASGIPREAIDAGVAALTGDIMQVPSKVSAIKIDGRRSYARVRGGEEFDIPARPVTVSRFTVHDVREGLAEDGTPVTDLVVSVVCSSGTYVRALARDLGAGLGVGGHLTALRRTRVGPYRLGAARTVDQLQEELTVMPIGEAAAAAFPRWDVDERRARLLLNGVRLDMPEYGGRGPVAVFGPEGRFLALVEEHRGKAKSLAVFG, encoded by the coding sequence ATGAGCCAGCACAGCAACGCCGCCCCGGCCGCCGGCGGGGGCGGCACCCCGGACGGCCTGGTCATCGTCGACAAGCCGGCCGGCTTCACCTCGCACGACGTCGTCGCCAAGATGCGGGGCATCGCGCGGACCCGCCGCGTCGGTCACGCGGGCACGCTGGACCCGATGGCGACCGGAGTGCTCGTCCTGGGCGTCCAGCGGGCCACCAAGCTCCTCGGCCATCTGGCGCTCACCGAGAAGGAGTACCTCGGCACGGTCCGGCTGGGCCAGACCACGGTCACCGACGACGCGGAGGGCGAGGTCACCTCGTCCGCCGACGCCTCCGGCATCCCCCGGGAAGCGATCGACGCCGGGGTCGCCGCACTGACCGGCGACATCATGCAGGTGCCGTCGAAGGTCAGCGCCATCAAGATCGACGGGCGGCGGTCCTACGCACGGGTCCGCGGCGGCGAGGAGTTCGACATCCCCGCCCGTCCGGTGACCGTCTCGCGGTTCACCGTCCACGACGTCCGCGAGGGCCTCGCCGAGGACGGCACCCCCGTCACCGACCTCGTGGTCTCGGTGGTCTGCTCCTCCGGCACCTACGTCCGCGCCCTCGCCCGCGACCTCGGCGCCGGACTCGGCGTCGGCGGGCATCTGACCGCACTGCGCCGCACCCGCGTCGGGCCGTACCGCCTCGGGGCGGCCAGGACCGTCGACCAGCTCCAGGAGGAGCTGACGGTCATGCCGATCGGCGAGGCCGCGGCGGCGGCGTTCCCCCGCTGGGACGTCGACGAAAGGCGCGCCCGGCTGCTGCTCAACGGCGTACGCCTGGACATGCCGGAGTACGGCGGACGGGGCCCGGTGGCCGTCTTCGGGCCCGAGGGGCGGTTCCTGGCACTGGTCGAGGAGCACCGGGGCAAGGCGAAGAGCCTCGCCGTCTTCGGCTGA